The Osmerus eperlanus chromosome 1, fOsmEpe2.1, whole genome shotgun sequence genome includes the window AACCGCAAACCTATCATGTTTAAGCTATTTTGAAACTAGTTTAGCAATTAACCGCTAGGTCTGGACTTTGTCTTTTATCTAAACTAAAGCTGATAATATCAAAGGACAATGGATTGATTTGTATATTTAGCTTGTTCTGATTCGCCATAAAGTACACGGACCAGTTGGACATACGTCTTTGTAAATCGGGAGCGGtttattgtttgttttgaaCGGCAGCAATGCCAAAGCACCATAACAACAGAACAAATACATGAACGAGCcataaatgtgtgtgcatgtcaagGGTTGCAAAttccctccccccaaaaaatgacaAAGAAGTGGTCATATCAAATCAGTAAACAATTCATATAAGAAACAGTACCAGAACACCTTCCAAACACCACAGAAGACAGACATTAGTTCTGTATCTCAACAGTGCAACAAAATGTTAGTGGGACATTGGAAAAAAAAACGACAAcatgaaaaacaacaaacaatttAAATAGCTGGGTTTGCCTCGATGCTCCACAGGAGAACAGGGAAGCATTAAATACAAGCTCCAGGCAGgctgagtgtgggggggggaggggggctcagTGCTGCTGTGAGCTGGCATTACCACAGGGATTACCCAGCCTGCACTGCTGCCAGACCCTGCCTCAGGGTCACGTGGAGCACACTGAGAGAAAAACCAGCGAtgtgaggagctggaggagagaccagctggaggagagaccagctggaggagagaccagctggaggagtgaccagctggaggagagaccagctggaggagagaccagctggaggagagaccagctggaggagagaccaactggaggagagaccagctggaggagagaccagctggaggagagaccagctggaggagagaccaactggaggagagaccaactggaggagagaccagctggaggagagaccaactggaggagagaccagctggaggagagaccagctggaggagagaccagctggaggatatggggaggggtggggaggtgaggggtgtggggagggccaggggagatggggaggggtggggaggggtggggaggtgaggggtgtggggagggccaggggagatggggagggtcggggaggtgaggggtgtggggaggataCAGCTGTCTCCCTGAAACTCTTCTGCAGGAAGGAGAGATCCTTGTTCTCACACAACCTCTCTCAGGTGTactttggaggtgtgtgtgtgtgtgtgcgtggcagcAGAGGCAATTGGCAGTGCAGGAGGGCTGTTTGTAAACATGTGTTGCATTTAAATCATCATTGCAGAACATGACATTGTGACACAGCTCTGCGGCACACACAACCAGCTAACACACTCTGCAGGAAAAAAAACACTACCTGCCAGGTGAGAGGTGACGGGGAGGTGATTGGGAAAGAAACATTCTTCACCTCCTTCTAGATCCTACTCATGTGGAGGACAACCTCACATCCATAACAGTGGATAATACAAACACCTTTCACATAGGTAGGAGAATATATAtctacatatacagtatatacatgtactgtatttaTATAGTTGGGGTTGGGGAGAGAAAACAGTTTGGTACCATGATGTCTgagagttgtgtttgtgtgacctgGACAGGTGTGGACAGGTGTGGACAGGTGTGGACAGGGGTGGACAGGTGTGGGAGGTGTTGGTCCAAGTCTCCAGGTGTAGGTCCAGGTGTAGGTCCAGGTGTAGGTCCAGGTTTGGACAGATGTTGGTCCAGGTGTCGACAGGTGTGTTACCAGGTGCAGCAGAACCAGAGCAGTTCCCCACAGGTCAGCTGATCCAGTATCTGACACCTCACAGCTTCTACCATGACTTCCTGTTTCACGCCACACCCTGGCACCTGATTGGTGGCTGAGGCATGCTGGGAGATGGGACTTTCTCTTACTTTGGGGAGCGTTGCCTGGCCAACCGTTTCATGAAGCAGCACGTTACCGTGGCGATGATGAGTATGCCCACGAACAGGGCAGAGGACACGCCGATGaccagggggatgaggaggaggtcagccgctggaggggggagggggaagggagatggggaggaggggggagggaaatggagagagttAAACTGTGTGATCTCCACATGAGCACAGTGATGTTGCTCCTGTAGATATCTGAGATTTCAGTAAGGCTGCAAGcttagagccagagagagataaacagaaacagagagacagagagagagagatccagagagagagagagatccagaaagagaaatccagagagagagatccagaaaGAGAGATCCAGAAAGAGAGATCCAGAAAGAGAGATCCAGAaagagagatccagagagacagagatcctgagagagagatccagaaagagaaatccagagagagagatccagaaaGAGAGATCCAGAAAGAGAAATCCAGACAGAGAgatcctgagagagagatccagaaagagagatccagagagagagatatccagagtgagagacagagagatccaGAAACAGTGCTCACCCCGGGCGTACAGGTACACCCTGACGCTGGAGGAGCGGGCCTTGGCCCCGGTGTTGTACCAGCCTCCGTGGGGGTCCTGCCCCCAAACCTCCGCCTGGCACCGGTACCGGCCCTGGTCCTCCGGCTCCACCGCGTGGATCCTCAGCCGGTAGCATCCCGCCGCCATGCGCTCCACGCTCGCCTCGCTGCCGTTACCGTAGGAACGCGCCAGGCCGTCGTAGCTCAGCGCGGCGAGGAGCGTtcccgcctcctcctcgtccccggCTGATGATGTCACGGGCTCCTGGAGCGGCGCTCGCAGCCAGCTCACCTCCACCTGAGTGGGGCCGGTGGTTACCACGGAGACGTTGCACAGCAGCGTGACGGTGCTGCCTCGCTTCAGCAGCGGCCCGCGGGCTAGCTCCGCCCCCGCCGACACCAGCACCTCTGTGGAGCGCACACACCAGCAGAATAGATTTACTAGTCCCATCTTCAACATATCCCCGATATTTCTAAATGGACTATGCACACGTGTGTCgataaaagagtctgctaaatgaataacatgtcagatggctgagtggttagggaatcgggctattaatcagaaggttgccggttcgattccggccgtggaaaattatgttgtgtccttgggcaaggcacgttaaccttacttgcctcggggggaatgtccctgtacttactgtaagtcgctctggataagagcgtctgctaaatgactaaatgtagatgtaACAGGCCCGTGTTAGGGTAGAGGTCAGGGTCGTACCTTTGGTCTTGAGGTTGACGGTCACGCCCTCTGACCTCCGTGTGACGGCGGGGCGTCCCGCCTGGCCGCCGGTGAACACGCTAACGGAGCACACGTACACCCCCGAGTCTCCTGGCCGGGCGGAGAACAGGCGCAGCGCGTACTTCCCCTCGCCCTCCTGCTCCATGGAGCCTCCTCCCCGccggccctcctccccccagctcacCACCCCGTCGGGGCCGCTGCgggccacctccacctccccggacccccctgacccccgcTTCATCCACTGCACCAGCAGGGCTGAACAACCCCCTCCTGGCAGCCCCCCCACCTCGCAggtcagggtgaggggagaCCCGGTCTGGAGGGTCACCTCTCCTCTGGGGCTGGAGGTCACCTCCAGAGACttggctggagaggagaggggaggggtcacagaaaaaaaaataaaaattagaGACTGAACAAAACATAAATTAAACTAGTCAGCTTTCAGCTCCAAAGGCCTAAATGTCCTTTTCTTGTGTAGAGAGACAAAACCACACGGGTTGATCTACTTCTCACGTTAAACAACACTTATGTTATtcgatcacacacagacactcttatATCCAGCAGAGACAGACTCAGAGTCACCAGACCGCTCTTCTGAGAAGTCTGCTCAGATAACACCCACTCCAAGCAGAGCAGCAGGGACCACAAtcactcttcatctcctccatgAGAACTACAGCAAGCACCAACATCTGCCACAGCGCTGTAACTATGACAACATCTCTTGCAGCAGCACTGTGCCTGGCTCTGGTAGCTGAGCCTGGTAAccacagaccgttccttgactgaGATACAGATAGGAGTCTTGAGTCTTGAATCATGCTTGAGATAAACTAAACTTGTTCCCTAGTGACTCTGTAGAGACACCTTGCAACCAAGGAAAGGATACTGTCGCCGTAACAATGTTGACCAGAGCAGACAATCAGGGACCAGAACCTGACCCTGTGAGGTTGACCCTGTGACCTTTGGAATGACCCCACGACCCCGGGCGTGGAGACTGACCTAGGGGCAGCACTGACCTAGGGGCAGCACTGACCTAGGGGCAGGACTGACCTAGGGGCAGCACTGACCTAGGGGCAGCACTGACCTAGGGGCAGGACTGACCTAGGGGCAGCACTGACCTAGGGGCAGCACTGACCTAAGGGCAGGACTGACCTAGGGGCAGGACTGACCTAGGGGCAGGACTGACCTAGGGGCAGCACGGTGAGGTTCCCTATGTCCAGCGTCCTCTGTGCGATCTTCTCCCAGCGTCCCACAGGGTCCAGGATCCACTGCGCCGCCTCGCAGTAGAACGTCCCAGAATCCTCCGGGGCCACGGCCCTCATCTTCATCACGTAGGCGTGGCGGCCGGAATCCACGCCCCTCTTCTCCAGCGAGATCTCTCCGGCCTCGTAGCGCTTCCCGTAGGACAAGGCTTCCCCCGGCCTCACCACCAGATCCTTATCCACAGCTATCACCTCCCTCACgccggcccccggcccccctgccccctccgcaTCCCCTGGCCCGCCCCGCACGCCAAACGTGACGGACACGTGGGTGTGCTGCTCCGATTGGACGCCGGCCGAGCAGGTGAGCtgtagctccgccccctccggGACGGGCTGGCCAGTCAGGGAGCGGGAGTAGCTGATCTGGAGAGTGTCTGGGATTActgcaggacacagagagagagacaggtcagttc containing:
- the igsf8 gene encoding immunoglobulin superfamily member 8 — encoded protein: MVTGMTTMMRVEMKVSWLAAAVCLLCVLQSAVCREVSLPPGPLYRVAGFPLSLPCSVSGYEGPRTQDFEWFLYREDAAGRQMGVVSTRDQGFPYAPFQGRVRAGEVKVERDAGNRARLVVQRLRTEDQGRYECYTPSTDAKYLGNYSASVTVKVIPDTLQISYSRSLTGQPVPEGAELQLTCSAGVQSEQHTHVSVTFGVRGGPGDAEGAGGPGAGVREVIAVDKDLVVRPGEALSYGKRYEAGEISLEKRGVDSGRHAYVMKMRAVAPEDSGTFYCEAAQWILDPVGRWEKIAQRTLDIGNLTVLPLAKSLEVTSSPRGEVTLQTGSPLTLTCEVGGLPGGGCSALLVQWMKRGSGGSGEVEVARSGPDGVVSWGEEGRRGGGSMEQEGEGKYALRLFSARPGDSGVYVCSVSVFTGGQAGRPAVTRRSEGVTVNLKTKEVLVSAGAELARGPLLKRGSTVTLLCNVSVVTTGPTQVEVSWLRAPLQEPVTSSAGDEEEAGTLLAALSYDGLARSYGNGSEASVERMAAGCYRLRIHAVEPEDQGRYRCQAEVWGQDPHGGWYNTGAKARSSSVRVYLYARAADLLLIPLVIGVSSALFVGILIIATVTCCFMKRLARQRSPK